TCGGCACGTGATTACGCCAGGCTGCAGGGGTCTACGGACGCCGGtgggcgcgcggcacgctgggGCCATAGGGCGCGAGCTGGGTAAGTATGGGGACGTACGCTTTCCAAATACAATTGCGCCACATGCACGGACCATTGCACCGAAGGCAGGTGAATCTCGGGGGCGTCCTCCGGCGCCTCCGGTACACCTTCCTCGGTCAGCTCGGGGGTAGTGGTACGTGGCGAGTCCCTGGGAAGGGGTGCAGGACCTTCGACCGTACCGGGCGGCGGTGACGAATCAGGATCATCGGACGTAAAACCGGATTCCACTTCCGACTCCAGGGTGAAGTAGCTCGCCTGGGGCAGCGTGCCTTCGTCCGCCTCCGACTCTTCTTCCGTGTCCTCGGTGGGGGGCGTGCTCCGTTGGGCAGGCGTGGGCTCCGGCGTGTCCTGGCCAAAGATCCAGCCGTCCTCACGCAGGGAGCGCCacatgcgctcgcggtggTTTGCAGCGAAGCGAgagaggcgcgcgtggcgctggGTATGCATGCGCATGCGGTGCTGGAACGCAAAGTTTTGCATCGCCATATAGCGGCTCGCGACCTTGACGGCATTTTCAAagtgcaggcgcgccgagcggcgcaccgaggGAGAGACGGCGGGCGTGGTATCGGTAGGTGCCAAGAGGCTGGTATACGGGCTGGCAGTGTCAGCCGTCGGCGACAGGGCGCCGAGATAGAGTGTCAAGAGGCCGAGGTAGGCATGCAGCTGAGGATTGTGTCGATAGGGATAGGCGGCAATGACGCTGGGTGaggtgcggcgcgtaccTGTTGAGCTcttcgagcgcgtcgtggtATTTTCCCGCGGCAATCATCTCGCGGACCATGAGCGGGAGGAGATAGGGACGCTGCGTCAGACAGACTACGTACCAGCACGGCTCGTGTCCGAGCGAGTTGTTGCAGGTAGCGCAGCGGCTGCCGCGTGCTGCCAGGCAGCATCACGACTTCAAGCCCCATTTTCCACAGCTCAATCGGCCGCCACTCTTTTGCGTTCATCAGCAACCGCAggcaccgcgcggcgcgcggcgcgtcgcgccgaagcAGCAtgagctgcagcagatCGTACAGGCGCCGAACGTGTtgccggcgcacgtccgcaACCGCTTTCGTATTCACCGCCCTAGGGTCCAACGGATCGCTACTGGGGGTCAGGTAGGACTGAGGCACGAGCCCATGGGTATACACATAGTCATCACTGTCCATAtacgccggcggcggctggaacagcgccgcctgcatGGTAGTGTGTGGAGGAGCGCACGTGGGCAAATTTCCCTAGGGGCCGAGCGAGGTACGCGGCGGAAACGTGCAGCTGGTGCAACGTCCATGGCGCGCGGAAACGACGCTGaagagcgcacgccgctcttGCAGTCGGTCGTTACTTCGGCGCCGGATGTGCAccaccggcgcgctctgGGAGTGCGTGGCGCAAAGCCGGCCGACTATGTGATTAGCGTGTTTGAGCCGGAGCACGGCGGGCAGAGCGCGTACGCTGCCGACAACCTCGTGGATGATTCCGCGTTCTACCAGATGGTGGACAATATCCGTGCGTCAATCGACGAGGGGGTACAGCCACGCATGATCTCGGTTGGGACGAGTGGCTCGTACTTTGTGCGCGTCCGCGAACGGGACGATACGCGTATCGTTGGCGTGTTTAAGCcgatggacgaggagccgtACGGCAATCTCAAGTGCGTAACACGCCTAATGCAGCCCGAAGCGTGTGTTTCTGCGCAAGTACTTTTGGTGGGCCATGGGGCGCCCTTGGTAGGTCGACTCGCTGACGCAGTTTGATTCCCAACTTTTCCTACCTGTCCGAGGTCGGCGCCTCGTTTCTGGATGATCGCCTAGAGCTGGGACTCGTGCCCAAGACGCGCCTAGTGGGCCTTGCAAGCCCCTCCTTTCACTATCTCTaccgcgaccgccgccggtACGAGCGGGgccaggcgccgctgccgagcaaGATCGGGTCGCTGCAGCAGTTCCTTGTTGGCTACGAGAACGCAAGCCAGTTCCTGCGCAGGCACTCGCTCCCGGGCCGGCCCCGCGACCTGTTCGAGCGCGACCTGTCAGAGGAgaatgcggcgcaccgcctaAGCCGCCGCAAGGAacgcgcgcgtctgcgcaTGTGCTTTATCGCGATCAAGCGCCTGATTCTCTGCAGATACGGCCCGGGGCCGTACGGCAGCCCCGAGGCAGACGAgtgcgagcagcgcgaggcgccgccggccatGCAGCTCGACCACGAGGCACAGGCGTacccggccgcggcgccaaTGACCaccggcacgcggcgcgatACCTTCCAGTGGACGGCGCGCACATGGCGCGAgttccgcctcgagctcgagaagctcgtcgtgctcgacttTTTGATGCGCAATACCGACCGCGGCCTGGACAACTTTATGGTGACCTACGACCCGAATGCAGGGCCGGACGAGCGCTCGATCCGTATCGGCGCGATTGACAACTCACTCGCATTCCCGCACCAGCACCcccgcggcctgcgcgactATCCCTATGGCTGGCTCTTTCTGCCGACGAATCTGATCGGCGATGCGTTCTCCGACGAGACACGTAAACTCTTCCTTCCTAAGCTCACCGACCCGGTGTGGTGGGCGACCACGATCGACGGACTGCGCCGCATCTTTTCGCAGGACGCACACTTTCACGAGCGCGTCTTTCAGGACCAAATGGACGTGTTCCGCGGCCAGGGGTACGTCCTGGCCCAGTGCCTGCAGAACAAGGACCAGGGCCCGATTGAGCTGTGTGCGCTTCCgaagcagctcgtgcgccagtCGATCCGCATCGTCTTTCcgagcgagctgcgcaagcacaCGGTGGCGGACCTCAGCAAGGGCCGCACGTccaaggtcgacgagcgccaggagcagggcgctgcgccgctcgccatTCCGACGCCACGCGGCCAGCTTTCCCAGAGGCCGGGCATCGCGCATTCGATGCCGAGCGATGCCAAGCCGTCGGAcagtgccgaggcgcccgagccgctggCCATCGAGGTCGTGGAGCGCATCAACCAGCTCACCAAGCGCACGATCCAGCGCAGCATCACCCCGCCGCCGAATGCGATGGCGCGCCCGCttgcctcgcgcgccgcaagcacCGCCGTCCTGCCCGACACGCGCCCGCACAACGTGTCGCAGCAGATGCACTCGCTCGACCTTGCTGGAagcgacacgccgccggcAGACGCCGAGGATCCTACCCTTCCCCCAGTGCCGGTTCCTGTGCTGGTAGAGCGTCTCGAGACAGAGACACGCCGCCCGTGGATTTGGTGGTACTAACTACGCTCGTTACTTGCTTTGCATTacctcgcgcagccggGCGCCAGGGTCGTGTCCGGCCTCTTTTAGCTCGAGACTCAACGCACGCCACCGCGCATCGTCATGCTTTAGACACGTATAAATCATCGCAGTATACATCCGCCGCGTAGGTTCCACATGACGTTGCTTGGCCTCTTCCAGGAGCGTAAAGGCCTCGTCGTAATCGGGCTGCGTCAGGTAGAGGCGCGCCATTTTTTCGtacgtcgtcgacgtcggctgGATTGCGTGCGTGGACAGgctgcgccacgccgcctcgccgtgcgccaggtGCTGGCTCGTGAGGCACGCAAGGAGGTAGGCTTCATGGGTATCAAGATTGGGAGAGGACAGGCTCTGCCAGAGCTGGTCGGCCGCAGGCATCTCGCCACGGTCGGCCGCGGCATACAGCAGCGCATTCACCGCCTCGatgggcgcctcgcgcatcgaTAGCGCGGCGTCCACGGCCTGTGAAAGCGTTTctgtcgaggcgcccgcgTCCCGTGCAAGACGCGCAAGGCTCCGTGAGCTCAGGGGAATATCGGCTGCCTTGATGCGCTGCAAAACGGCCATCGCATCGCCGAATCGCCCGCTTTGGCAGTACGCGTCAAAGAGAGGCATCAGATGCCACTCTTGCAGTGACGCACCGGGAAAGAAGCGGGGGAAGGCATCGAGCATCGActcggccagcgcatcgtTCGATGCACGGGCCGCCACATGGAGCGCCTGTACAAAGAGGCCCTCGTCCGGTGCCAGCGTGCCCATCGCCTTGGTccacgcctcgtcgaggccgggCGCATAGTCGTACTCGGCGACCGACCGCAGGATGCGCATCcacagcgccggcgcgtggcttccagccgcctgcgcgacttCCAGAGCAAGGCGCGGTTCTTTGGCTTGATGGGCCGTCGCGGCAAACgacacgagcgcgtcgtcgtcgagggcgacgccgagatCGCGCGCCGTAAACAGCACGACAAGCGCCATTTCGAGGTTACCCGTCTTTtcgcagcagcgcattaGGTTGGTATAGGTTCGGACGGTCCAGTCCGACGCAGGCAGAATGCCGGCTGCGCTGCTTTCTCCGCTGGGGCACTCTccgccgaggagcttggGCAGGGtgctggccgtgcgcgactgggcggcggccgccacgGCTAGCTCAAAGTACAATGGCGCAACAGAGCCTAGGCTCGCCTCCATATCGCGCAAGAGGAGCAGAGCTTCGTCGGCAAGCCCATGGTGTGCAAAGACGGACAAGAGCATTTCGTACGCCTTCCTCTGCAGGTCAACAACGTTGGGGGCCTGGCCATGGCGTGCGACTAGTTTGTGAATCAGCCGGCATGCGTCGATTGCATTCGCGACGTGCTTCTCTccacgcgcctcggcgacgcgcgcctcgagctggtggacgtgcgcggcggacAATGGACGCTTGGGCCCCTGATGGGACTCGCCCGAGCGGCCGGGCGCTGCAGTatgcagcgccgcacgcgttGTGCGTACAACTGCACTTGCATAAGGAGGGCGCACGGCCCCAGCGACCATGCCAAGCCGCCGAAGCATGCCCACACGCACGGACACAGCCGGAATTAGTGGGAAGCCTTGTAGGCCCAATTCGCATGCAAAGTGTTGCGAAAATAATCTCCGGCATCTGTCGTGGAGGGCGAAAGGACTATAATACCAAAGAGGGCGCATGGACGCCCCTTACCATGGCtgacgagcggcgcgaggttGCAGAGCAGGagcctgccgaggcgcctaTCCAGAATGTGTTCCACAGCCTGGCATACTGCCTGGTGGTGAGCTTTGCGCAAATGTTCAGTGTCGGTGGTCTTGGCATTGCGGCGTTtacggcgcgcgacgtcgcccaAGCGATCAACGCCTCGCAGAGCGATACAGTGTGGTTTATGGCGGCCTACTCGTTGACCGGTGGCGTGTTTGTGCTGATTGCGGGAAGCATCGGCGACGTAATCGGCCCAAAGTATACCCTTGTGCTGGGCTGGTTCTTTACCGCCATCTGGACGTTGGTCTCTGGCTTTGCGACGAGCCCAATCATGTTTGACGTGAtgcgcggcctcgcggGCATCGGCAATGCGCTCATGATTCCGTGCGCGATTGCTTTGCTTGCGCGCGCCTATCCTCCGGGATCCGCGTGGAAGAACTTTTCGTTCGCACTGCTTGGCTTCTTTGCGCCGGCCGGCTTTGTGGTCGGCGGCTCGATCGGCGCAG
This window of the Malassezia japonica chromosome 4, complete sequence genome carries:
- a CDS encoding uncharacterized protein (EggNog:ENOG503P75T) — translated: MQAALFQPPPAYMDSDDYVYTHGLVPQSYLTPSSDPLDPRAVNTKAVADVRRQHVRRLYDLLQLMLLRRDAPRAARCLRLLMNAKEWRPIELWKMGLEVVMLPGSTRQPLRYLQQLARTRAVLRPYLLPLMVREMIAAGKYHDALEELNSVIAAYPYRHNPQLHAYLGLLTLYLGALSPTADTASPYTSLLAPTDTTPAVSPSVRRSARLHFENAVKVASRYMAMQNFAFQHRMRMHTQRHARLSRFAANHRERMWRSLREDGWIFGQDTPEPTPAQRSTPPTEDTEEESEADEGTLPQASYFTLESEVESGFTSDDPDSSPPPGTVEGPAPLPRDSPRTTTPELTEEGVPEAPEDAPEIHLPSVQWSVHVAQLYLESLAPYGPSVPRAHRRP
- the lsb6 gene encoding 1-phosphatidylinositol 4-kinase (EggNog:ENOG503NW8X; COG:T), producing MARGNDAEERTPLLQSVVTSAPDVHHRRALGVRGAKPADYVISVFEPEHGGQSAYAADNLVDDSAFYQMVDNIRASIDEGVQPRMISVGTSGSYFVRVRERDDTRIVGVFKPMDEEPYGNLNPKRVFLRKYFWWAMGRPCLIPNFSYLSEVGASFLDDRLELGLVPKTRLVGLASPSFHYLYRDRRRYERGQAPLPSKIGSLQQFLVGYENASQFLRRHSLPGRPRDLFERDLSEENAAHRLSRRKERARLRMCFIAIKRLILCRYGPGPYGSPEADECEQREAPPAMQLDHEAQAYPAAAPMTTGTRRDTFQWTARTWREFRLELEKLVVLDFLMRNTDRGLDNFMVTYDPNAGPDERSIRIGAIDNSLAFPHQHPRGLRDYPYGWLFLPTNLIGDAFSDETRKLFLPKLTDPVWWATTIDGLRRIFSQDAHFHERVFQDQMDVFRGQGYVLAQCLQNKDQGPIELCALPKQLVRQSIRIVFPSELRKHTVADLSKGRTSKVDERQEQGAAPLAIPTPRGQLSQRPGIAHSMPSDAKPSDSAEAPEPLAIEVVERINQLTKRTIQRSITPPPNAMARPLASRAASTAVLPDTRPHNVSQQMHSLDLAGSDTPPADAEDPTLPPVPVPVLVERLETETRRPWIWWY
- a CDS encoding uncharacterized protein (COG:S; EggNog:ENOG503NYZ9) produces the protein MEASLGSVAPLYFELAVAAAAQSRTASTLPKLLGGECPSGESSAAGILPASDWTVRTYTNLMRCCEKTGNLEMALVVLFTARDLGVALDDDALVSFAATAHQAKEPRLALEVAQAAGSHAPALWMRILRSVAEYDYAPGLDEAWTKAMGTLAPDEGLFVQALHVAARASNDALAESMLDAFPRFFPGASLQEWHLMPLFDAYCQSGRFGDAMAVLQRIKAADIPLSSRSLARLARDAGASTETLSQAVDAALSMREAPIEAVNALLYAAADRGEMPAADQLWQSLSSPNLDTHEAYLLACLTSQHLAHGEAAWRSLSTHAIQPTSTTYEKMARLYLTQPDYDEAFTLLEEAKQRHVEPTRRMYTAMIYTCLKHDDARWRALSLELKEAGHDPGARLREVMQSK